The Fusarium oxysporum f. sp. lycopersici 4287 chromosome 1, whole genome shotgun sequence DNA segment AATTGGCCTAGTCGAGATGAggctgatggtgttgaccTAGACCGTGCCTACCTCATGTTTTGCGCTTTGCGGGCAGTTTCTAATTCCAGTGCTGGCCATGGAAGGTGGGCAGGTGCGAGTGGGGCTCAACTTCATGCGAGAGCTCCCTGGGTAGTGGTACGTTTCAACCACATGCGTTATAGCTGGCACGCTAAGTACTCTCTACTTTACAAGCTACAGCTCTTGCAGCTTGCCAGTCGATCCAATCACTGCCCCAAGCTTGGCTTATGTAATGCCCCTCCACATTCACCTATCCGCTGGTCGCAGGCTGCCGTTGGACGCGACAGTGAGGTCAAGTCGAGCAAGGCTGGACTAACGAACATCAGCTCTttcaactccatcatcaactcatCAAAACTGACGGCGACGAAAACTATACTCTATACGTACTGAAGATCTCACTCTCTCACGTCGAAGTAACGAATATCCGCGGCATTTCTCTCTCCCCATTTCATTCAACTGCATAGACCATGGATCACCGTCCGCAAGCTTGGGGCCGTGTATGTGCTCCCAGATACTACACCTTCAAGCATGGCCAATTACAAATAAACTGACCCCCAATAGCCTAGAGACGATGTTTACGGTGCCTACGATGCCTCTTTCATGACCGATAATGGTCCCAAACAAAACACCCAACAGCCCATCGTCACTGGTACCTCCGTCATCGCcgtcaagttcaaggatggtgttgtcatGGCTGCTGATAACCTAGGTCAGTTGTATCTGCGCCGATACCTGAATAGAAGCTAATTGTTCCCAGCGTCATACGGCTCTCTGGCCCGATTCACCGATGTCAAGCGACTCCGCTCCTTCGCCGAGTCCTCGGTCGTTGGCTTCAGCGGCGACATTTCCGATATGCAGTATCTCGACCGCCATCTCATCGACCTCTCCCTCGACGAGGCCTACACATCCCCCGACGCTCCCCGTCTCAATGCCGCAAACCTCCACCGCTACCTCGCTAAGCTGCTTTACCGCCGACGCTCCAAGTTCGACCCTCTGTGGAACCATCTCCTTGTTGCTGGcctcgacgacgatgacaaGCCATTCCTTGCCGCTGCCGACTTACTCGGCAGTACCTACAGTGCCCCCAGTCTGGCTACGGGTTTCGGTTCCATGCTAGCCCAGCCTATCATGCGTCGTCATGTTCCCGACGAGGAGGCCGCTCAGAACttggagaaggaggaggctatcaagatcatcaaggaaTGCATGAAGGTTCTATACTACCGCGACGCTCGCAGTTTGGACTCTTACTCGATGGCTGTCGTCACAAAGGAAGGAGTGGAGCTTACCGATGGTCTGCAGCTCGAGGCTCAGAGCTGGGCCTTTGCCGAGAGAATTCGCGGATATGGTACTCAAACTGTCTAAATCCCGTGGCAGGTGCTGAAATGGGAGGACCGAGTGACGAAAGCCAGTCACATTTTAATCAACTAGGGAGGTTGCACAAGATACAAGCCAAAACGGCTTGATTGCTGTTACTTTAGAGAAGATTCAGCTGGTacaatcatgatgatgataatacTTGACAATATGCAGTGAACTTCAATAAGCCACTGATGAAATTCCTTTCCCCCCTCTCGTCCAATAGCCTGGGAACAGGTAAAGACAGGGGAAATGGTAGAGTTGTAAGAACACATCACATCTCATCATTCGAGAGTATGTTTGATGATAGGATATTATGTGTCTCCTCTAGCCCTATGCACTAGGTTTCGAGTATGTGGTCATAAGATCTCtgccacaagtctcaactaCAAACAAGATAGCTCCTGAGTTAACCCAGTCCTCTATTTTCGCTACACAGAGGTATATGGTTGGGATTCTCGGCTATTATAACAACTGACGTTTAATCCAATGCCTTGACTTGTATACGGTATAAGGAGGGAATAAgtattctttctttcttaaTATCTGTCCTTTGCATTTATGTTAAGGATGAAGCTTCTTTCAACCTTATGAGCATGACCTTGCCAAAAAGGCCATGCAGCGTCACACAAGATAAGATACCAAAGTCTTGGGCTCTAATGAGTTGATATTGTATATGAGTGGTAGTTTTCTAAAAGTGATAAGAGATTGAAGGCGAGGGCCTAGTGTCTAATCCCGTGCCCATTGCGCCTAAACCTGCAGGGAGACCTGAAATTGGAAAGCTACCTGACCTCTGCCAGACCGACTGGAAAACAAAGCCAGCATTAGAGGCCCTtccaaaagaaaaaaaaaaaaaaaaaaaaaaaacttcGGCACCCCCAGAATTGCAAGCAGTTCGACATACCTGCTAATGAAATGATTACTAAATTCCCCCGTTGTTTTGCCAGGGAGGAAATCAAGAAAGGGGTTTGGACCTTGCTCCTAACATCTAGGACTACCTCATGCTATGCGGTGAACGATGGTTTAGTTCGCTGCATGGTCGAATGTAGAGATCCAATGAGGCTCTCCATACGCGATTGCAGACGCAGCAGCATTC contains these protein-coding regions:
- a CDS encoding 20S proteasome subunit beta 7 — encoded protein: MTDNGPKQNTQQPIVTGTSVIAVKFKDGVVMAADNLASYGSLARFTDVKRLRSFAESSVVGFSGDISDMQYLDRHLIDLSLDEAYTSPDAPRLNAANLHRYLAKLLYRRRSKFDPLWNHLLVAGLDDDDKPFLAAADLLGSTYSAPSLATGFGSMLAQPIMRRHVPDEEAAQNLEKEEAIKIIKECMKVLYYRDARSLDSYSMAVVTKEGVELTDGLQLEAQSWAFAERIRGYGTQTV
- a CDS encoding 20S proteasome subunit beta 7, whose protein sequence is MDHRPQAWGRPRDDVYGAYDASFMTDNGPKQNTQQPIVTGTSVIAVKFKDGVVMAADNLASYGSLARFTDVKRLRSFAESSVVGFSGDISDMQYLDRHLIDLSLDEAYTSPDAPRLNAANLHRYLAKLLYRRRSKFDPLWNHLLVAGLDDDDKPFLAAADLLGSTYSAPSLATGFGSMLAQPIMRRHVPDEEAAQNLEKEEAIKIIKECMKVLYYRDARSLDSYSMAVVTKEGVELTDGLQLEAQSWAFAERIRGYGTQTV